CACGATCCCCGGTCTCACCACGGACCCGACGGCTTCGGCCGCGGCCTTCGCGATGCCTCTGCTGCGCCGCAATAAGCCGCCGAAACTCCTTAATCGCGCCACCGCGACAGCCGACCAGAGGGAGGTCCCGCCAACCCCGTCTCCAAGACCTCGAACCATGCTCAGTCCCGAAGCCTGGCTGGCCTTTGCGCGCGCCGCCGCCGGCCATCTCGATCTGTTCGGCCTCCTCGGCCTCGCCTTCGGCTTCGCCACCGGGCTGATGCCGCAACGTCGGCTGATCCTGCTGAGCTCGGCCGCCTGCGGCCTGTGCTTCAGCGTGCACTTCTTCCGCCTTGGCTCGTCCACCGGCACGGCGATGAACCTGATCGCAGTCGCCCAGAGCCTGCTCGCGGCGCGCTTCGTCACCGTGCGCGGACGCCCCGCCTGGCTCGATGCGGTGTTTGCCGGGACCTTCGTGCTCGCCGCAATCCTGACCCTGGCGACGTGGAACGGCCTGCCGTCGGTCTTCGCCGGCCTCGCCGCGCTGGTGGCCACCACCGCGCGCCTTCAGGCCGCGCCGCAGACCATGCGGCTGCTCCTGATCGGCGCGGCGCTCAGCTGGGCGAGCCACAACATCCTGATGGGGTCGGTGTATGGCCTGACCTGCGATTGCCTGGGCCTCCTCGGCTTCACGACATCCTATCTGCGCACCCGGGCGGCCATCCGGCCTGCCCTAGGCACGCTCGATCCCGTCCCGTCCCACTGACCCGCGTCATGCCGCCAGCGGCTCCGCGAAGGCCGCCGGCACGAGCCGCTCCAGCGCGCGCATGTCGCTGAAGACCTGTTCCGCCCCCGCCGCCCGGAGCCGCGCCTCCAGATCCGGTGGGCAATGGCCGCCGCCGGTGAAGCCGAAGGTGCGGATGCCGGCGGCGCGGGCCGCCGTGACGCCCGGGACGCTGTCCTCGGCGACGATGCAGCTCTGGACCGTGCTGCGCATCCATCCGACTGCGTAGAGAAAGACGTCCGGGGCCGGCTTGCCGCGGGCCACCGCGGCGGCGCTGATGACGTTGCCACCGAAATGCCTGAGGAGGCCGGTCGTCTCCAGTCCCTGACGCAGCTTACCCGGCGCGCTGCTCGACGCGACGCAGGCCGGCACCTGAAGGCGCTCCAGCATCTCGGCCACGCCGGACACCGCCCGCAACTCGGTCTCGTAGCTGGTGGCGGTCCTGGCCCGGGTGCGCGTGAGAAAGCTGTCCGGCAGCGGCGCGCCCCGGTCCGCCTCGATCTCGGCCAGCATCTCGGCCTCCGGCCGGCCGGCGAACCGGGCGATCACGTCCGCGACGCTGATCGGGTAGCCCAGCGCCGTGAGCTCCTCGCTGACGAGACGGCAGACGAGGATCTCGCTGTCGATCAGGACGCCGTCGCAGTCGAAGATGAGCGTCGGTCCCGACGACGGATTACTGGGCACGGGCATCGATGAAGGTTCCGGATTGCACGAGGTGGAGGAGGCTGAGGAGGCCGCGGCTGGCGGCCGGCGGCAGCACGCCCTTGGCCGTCTCGTAGGCGCTCAGCGGTGCGTTGATGCGGTCGGCGAAGCGGGTGCTGAACGCCTCGATCGGCGTCGGGTCTCCGGGCGGCGGCGCCTGGAACCGGGCGAGGATGCGGGTGATCGGGTCCTCGGTGGAGAGGAACCGCTGCAGGATCGCCGTGGCGGCCCCGGCCAGGTAGGCGTCGACATCGACGTCGCGCACGAAATCCGCGTAGGCCGGATCCTGCCGGAGCAGCAGGGCGACCCCCTCGCGCATCTCGTCCATCACCGCGATGGCGTGGCGCCGCTCGTCGGGCGAGGCCGCGATAAATTCGTTGAGCTTCATCGCGCGGTCGCCACCGCTCGCCTGGAAGGCGCGGAGCGCGATCAGCCAGTGGCTGCCGTTGAGCAGCCAGCCCTTGATCTGCTTCTCGACGTCGAGATGGCGGCCGAACGTGATCAGGCTCCCCGCACAGAGGTCCTGCAGGATCTCGGTATCGGGGCCGAGGGCGAGCTTCAGCGACGCGTAGGGCTCGGTGCGCACGCAGACCGTCGGAGCGGTGCCCGACGCGTCCTCCTCCAGGTCGACGCACATCCGGTCGACCAGAGCGGCGACCGGCGTCACGTGGCGGCGCAGAATTGCGGGATCGGGCCCGACCAGGTCGGGATCGCCGAGGACCTCCTGGGCGGAGACCATGTTCTCGCAGGCGACCAGGAAGATGGGGCCGACCGGCGCGCCGGCCTCGCGCATCGCCGCGAGGGTGGTCAGCGCCTCGACGACCGGCCCGTAATTCTCGCGCTTGAGAACCGAGGCCGTGACCATGACGCCCCGGCGCGACCCCTCCGACGCTTCGGCGATCGCGCGGGTGCACGCGGCTACGTCGCCACCCGCGTAGGTGTGGAACCCGGCATAGCGGATCCGCTCGGTCCGGGCCTCGGTGCCGTCGAGGATCTGCAGATGGTAGGCGCTCTCCGGGTGATCCCGCAGCAGGGCGTTGCGCCGCTCGGCGCCGAGCGCGGTGGACCCGGTGGCGTTGGCGGCCGGGACGGCACGATTCAGGATGACGCTCGCGGTGGTCGGTGCCTGGAACGCGGGCACGACGAGGCCCAGGCCGAGGCGGCCTGCGCCAAAATGCATGTGCAGCATGAGGATTGGGTCCGGTCCGAATGAGACACGATTGGCCAGGCTCGACCGGAAGGTCGAGCCCGGCCGGAACGCGGGTCAGGAGGCCTTGCGGAGCAGCGCCTCGGTCCGGACGCGGAGGCCGCTCGTTTCCGCCACGCGGCGGGCTGCGGGAATACTGCGGCAGATCGCGAGTATAAGAGCGTCTGCCTCACCGTTGTTATTCGATGCGTGCTTAACTTGTGTCATTATTGGCCATTCTACGATGATGATGTGTTTGGCCAACCCTCGAAATGAGGCGACGGATCCCGTTCGAATTCACACGCATGTGCGGCGCACAAAATCCGTCGCGCTGGGCGCGGCGCGATGCGGATCAGCGCGCCGGCGGCGTCCAGATGGCCAGAGCGCTGGCATCGACGGCACGGGGCAGCAATCCCTCGGCGCGGAACGCGTCGGCGATCTTCTGCTGTTCCGAGAGGCCGGCGCGGGTGACCGGCTCGACCCGGTAGCTCCGCTGGGCGTTGGCGCGCACGATCACCTCGGGCTCGATCTTCCAGAGGGGCGCCAGACGGGAGGCGGCCTCGGCCGGGTTCGCCTTGACCCAGGCGCCGGTCTCGGCGAGCCGGTCGAACAGGGCGGCGAGCACCGGGCCGTTGGCGGCCACGTAGGGATCGGCCGCGAGGTAGTAGCGCTTGTAGAGCGACAATCCGGCCCCGTCGCGCAACACCCGGGCGCCCGATTGCTGCCGGGCCGCGGACAGGAAGGGATCCCAGGCGACCCAGGCCTCGACGCCGCCGCTGGCGAGCGCGGCGCGCCCGTCGGCCGGCGTCAGATAGGCCGGCGTGATGTCCTTGAAGGTGAGCTTGGCTTCCGCGAGCGCCGCGAGGAGCAGGTAGTGGCTGCCCGCCCCCTTGGTCACGGCGACCCGCCGGCCCTTGAGGTCGGCCACCGTTTTCGCCGGTGAATCGGCGGGCACCAGGATCGCCTGGGCCTCGGGGGAGGGCGCCTCCTGGGCGATGTAGGTGATCCGGGCGGCAGCGGCCTGGGCGAAGATCGGGACGGTGTCGGCGACATCGGCCGAGACGTCGATCTGCCCGGCGTTCAGCGCCTCCATAATCGGCAATCCGCTGGTGAATTCGTGCCAGGACAGGCCGGTGCCGAGGGGCGCCAGGGCGCGCTCCAGGGCGCCGTCCTGGCGCAGCAGCGCGATCAGGGTCGAGGAGCGCTGATAGCCGATGCGCAGCGTGGCGGCGGCCCGGGCCGGGCGGTTCAGCCCGGCGAGGGCGGCGGCCGAGAAGCCGGCGAGCAGGGTACGGCGCGTGACGGGCATCGAAGCATCCATGGATCGGGTCGCCGAGCGGCGGTGGCTCACCACCAGCTGGCGCGGGTCTCGGGGGTGGGGCGGGGGCCGGTCTGGGCCGGTCGCAGGGAGCGGTCGAGGGCGGCCAGCACCCGGCGCACCGCCTCCTCGTAGGTGGGCGCCACGGGATCGCGCGGGCGGCTGAGCCCGATCGCCACGGTCTCGTCCGAGCCGGCCCGGCCGCGGGCGCATCACCACGACCCGGTCGGCGAGCGTGACGGCCTCGCCGACATCGTGCGTGACGATCAGGATCGTCGGCTTCGACTCGGTCCAGAGGTCGAGAAGCTGCTCGTGCAGCCCCTTCCGGGTGAAGGCGTCGAGCGCCGAGAACGGCTCGTCGAGGAGCAGCACCCGGGGCTGGGCCACGAAGGCCCGGGCGATCGCGACGCGCTGCTGCTGGCCCCCGGAGAGCTCGCGCGGCCAGCGATGGCCGTACTCGGCGAGGCCGACGCGTTCGAGGGCGTGGGCGACGCGGCTCCGGCGCTCGGCGCGGGGGAGGGCGGCGAGCCCGAAGCCGACATTCCCCGCGACGTCGAGCCAGGGGAGGAGCCGCGGCTCCTGGAAGACGACGCCGACGCTCGGATGGGGCGCGCGGATCGCCTCACCGTCGACCTGCACGGACCCGCGGCTCGCCTGATCGAGGCCCGCGATCAGCCGGAGCAGCGTCGTCTTCCCGCAGCCCGAGCCGCCGATCAGCGCGACGATCTCCCCCTGCCGGACCGACAGGCCGATGCCCGACAGCGCCTCGGTGCCGTCGGCATAGGTCTTCGAGAGGTCGTCGACGATGAGCACGGGTAACCTTGGTCCGTCGGGATCGGTGCGCGGAGCCGGCGCGAATGGCGTGGGTCTCGGATCGGCCGTCACAGGTTCTCCCGCACGGTATCCTGCCAGCGCGTCAAGGGGTGTGTCAGCGTGATCAGGACCATGTCGGCGACCTTGCCGACCACCGCGAAGGCGATGATCGCCGCCACGATCTGATCCGGCTTGCTGAATTGCTGGCCGTCGACCAGCAGGTAGCCCAGGCCCTCGGAGGCGCCCATCAGCTCCGCCGCGACGACGAACAGGAAGCCGAGCCCGAGGCCGGTGCGCAGGCCGATGAGCGTGGCCGGCAGGACGGCCGGCAGCAGGATGCGGCGCGCGAGGGCGAGGCGCGACAGCCGGAAGATCCGCCCCACCTCGACGAGCTTCCGATCCACCGAGGCGATCGCCCCGGACACGCCGACATAGACCGGGAAGAACACGCCCACGGCGATCAGCAGCACCTTCGGCGTCTCGAGGATGCCGAACCACAGGATGAACAGCGGCACCCAGGCCAGCGATGGGACGGCGCGCAGCGCCTGGAGGCTCGGATCGACCAGCCAGCGCAGGACCGGAACCGTGGCGACCAGCGCGCCGGCCAGGATCCCGGCCGCGGCCCCGCACAGGAAGCCGAGGCCGACCCGGACCAGGGTCGCCTCGACATGCATCCAGAGATCCCCCGACGCCGCGAGGTCCCACAGCGTCGCGCCGATCCGGCTCGGCGGCGGGAGCAGGCGCCCGGATGCGAGCCCCGTATCGACCGCGATCTCCCAGCCGATCGCGAGGAGGAGCGGCAGAACCAGCCCGAGACCGGCCCGACCGCCCCGCTGCAGCAGCGGCACGCCGAACCTCACCGTCCGGCGACGGGATTGAAGCTCGCGTCGAGCAGGCCGTCGACCGCGGCCGTCACGTCGGTGCCGGCGGGGATCACGCCGGCCTGCTGCAGCGCGAGGCCGGCGGCCTTGATCGACTCGGCCTGGGCCGGCCCGATCGCCGGCTGGGACAGATCGTTGCGCTCGAGCTGGCGGGCGATCACCGGCTCTGGCAGCTTGGTGGCGGTAATCAGGGCGGCGGAGAGCGCCTGCGGGTTGGCCAGCGCGAAGGCCCGCGCCCGCTCGTAGGCGGCGATCACCACCCGCACGAGGTCGGGATTCTCCTTGGCGAAGGCCTCTCGGACGTCGAGCAGGCCCCAGGTATTCGCGGCGGCGTCGCGGTAGAACAGGACGTCGCCGTTCTCGATCTCGGCCGCCGCCATCATCGGGTCGAGGCCCGCCCAGGCGTCCACGTCGCCCCGGTCGAGGGCGGTGCGCCCGTCGGGGTGCTGCAGCAGGACGAGCTTGGCATCGCGCTCGGTCAGGCCGGCGCCCTGGAGCGCGCGGATCAGGAAGATGTGCGGATCGGTGCCGCGGGTGACCGCGACGCGCTTGCCCTTGAGATCGGCCGGCTTGGTGATGCCGGTCTCCTTGCGGGTGACGAGCGCCGTCCATTCGGGACGCGAATAGGCGTAGATCGCCTTGATCGGGTTGCCGTTGATCCGCGCAACGAGAGCCGCCGCGCCTGCCGCCGAGCCGAAATCGATCGCCCCGGCATTGAGGAATTCGAGGGCCTTGTTGGAGCCGAGCGACTGGACCCACCGGACCTTGATCCCGCGCGGGGCCAGCGCTTCCTCCAGGAAGCCCTTCTCCTTCAGGAGCAGGCCGACCGGATTGTAGGTGGCCCAGTCGAGCCGGATCTCCTTGGGTTCCTCGGCCCTGGCCACTTGCCCGAACGGGCTTGCCAGACCGGCCAGAGCAAGGCCGGCGGCCAGGAGGGATCGGCGGAGCAAGGACATGGGCATAACCTAGGGCTTGGAAGGTTGGCGATGCGCGGGGTTCTGGCGCCCCGCCCGGGACGCGGAGGCTGCGCCCGGCGCGGGGTTTTGGCTGGTCTGGTTGAGGGAAAAGGCCGCTCAGTGCTGCGCGGTCGGCGGGACGCGGCTTGCCGATGCCGGACATCGCGGCAGGCGCGTGCATCCGCCGTGACGCGGCGCGCCGCCTCGATCGCGGGCGCGCGTGCGGCCTTCGCGCAAAGTCGCTCCGGGGCCACGGCCGGACGGCTTTTGCGTCTTCATCGTTGCCGCGGGGTCCCTGGTGCAGACAGTGTATACAAGATCCTGTCGGAGCATGCCCGAGTCAACGAAAGTGCGTTCTCTACTTTGGAGTTTGAAGACAATAATCTTCGGCATTCGGCCGCGCCGCGAGAAGAATTCAATCACATGGCCTTGTCCGCGAGGCCGCCGCTGGAGGTCGCGGTCGTTGCAGGCGCTCGAGATTTTCACCGCGTCCGCAACCGGCGGTTCGCGGCCGGGGCTCGGTCGGCTACACTCCGTCCCGTGACGCGGCCCGGAGCGGGCCGTCCTCCAAGCCGGTCGGATCGATGAGACAGGACACCCTGCGCCTCGGCGCGTTCTTCTACGCGACGGGTCACCATGTGGCCGGCTGGCGTCATCCCTCCAGCGAGGCCGACGGCGGGCTGGTGCTGGAACGCTATGTCGGCTGGGCCCGCCGGGCTGAAGCCGCGAAGTTCGACCTGATCTTTCTGGAGGACGGCACCGGAATCCGTGATCTGGACCTTCGCTCGAGCGAGCGCACGGCGCGCTCGACCCATTTCGAGCCGCTGACCCTTCTCTCGGCCCTCGCGGCCGTGACGAGCCGGATCGGCCTCGTCGCCACGACGTCGACGAGCTTCAACGAGCCCTACAACGTGGCGCGGCGGTTCGCGTCGCTCGATCATCTCAGTGGCGGACGCGCCGGCTGGAACCTCGTCACATCCGCCACCGATGCGGAGGCGGCGAATTTCGGCGGCGACCGGATCGCCCGCCACGCCGACCGGTACGAGCGCGCCGAGGAGTTCGTGGACGTGGTCCTCGGCCTCTGGAACACCTGGGAAGACGGCGCGGTGATCATCGACCGCGCCAGCGGCCAGTTCTCGAAGCCGGACGGCTTCCGGCCCCTCGATCATCACGGCAAGCATTTCGAGGTGCGCGGTCCGCTCAACATCTCGCGGACGCCGCAGGGCCAGCCGGTGCTGGTGCAGGCCGGCGCCTCCGGGCCCGGCAAGGACCTCGCGGCGCGGACCGCCGAGATCGTCTTCACCGCCAACCAGACGCTGGACGAGGCGGTCGAGTTCTACGGCGATCTCAAGGGGCGCATGGCCGGGTTCGGTCGTGCGCCGGATGATCTGAAGATCATGCCCGGCCTGTTCCCGGTCGTCGGGCGCAGCGAGGCCGAGGCGCGGGCGAAGTTCGAGGCGCTTCAGGACCTGATCGACCCGGTTGTCGGGCTGGCGCTGCTCGGCCGCATGATCGGCGGCCACGACCTGTCGGGCTACGATCCCGAGGGGCCCGTGCCGGAGCTGCCCGAGACCGAGGGCATCAAGTCCCGTCAGCAACTCATGTTCGATCTGGCCCGCCGCGAGGGTCTGACCCTGCGCCAGCTCTACCTGCGCATCGCGGGCGCCCGCGGCCATTCGCAGATCGTCGGGACGGCGGCGCAGATCGTCGACGAGATGGAGGCGCGCTTCCAGGCCGGCGGCGCCGACGGCTTCAACATCATGCCGCCGACCCTTCCCGGCGGCCTCGGCGACTTCATCGAGCTGGTGCTGCCCGAGCTGCGGCGGCGCGGCCTCTTCCGCAGCGAATACGAGAGCCGGACCCTGCGGGGCCATCTCGGCTCGCGCCCGCCCACGGGCTTCGGTCCCGGAGCGGCCCCGGCACGCTGACCGCCATCGGCGGCGCGAGCTCTCCCGGAGCCGCGGGGCAGGATCGAGCGGCGGGAGCTCAGGTCCCGCCGGTTTCGGCCGCCTTGGTCTCGGGTGCCCCGTCCTCGGCGAACCGGGTCGCGTAGGCGTTCAGGATCGCGGCGAGCATGCCGGGAAAGCGGGCATCGACTTCGGCGAAGCGTGAATGGTTGCGCATCTCCACGCCGTGGCGCTCGGACCGGATCAGGCCCGCCTCGCGCAGCACCTTGAAGTGGCTGGACAGCGACGATTTCGGGATCACCCGTTCGCCGAGCGCGGAGACGGCCGAGCAGGCCTCGACACAGCCCGCCCGCGTGATGCGGGCGAAGATCGCTGCCCGGTCGGGATCGGCCAGCGCGTGCAGGATCGCTTCGGGCTGAACGTCTTCAATCGCAGGGTGAACCAGGGGCCTCATGTTTCATCCATGTGGGGCCTTGAACTCCGTTTCGTTAGTTCCAAAATTCGGAACTATGGGATGACGGCTTCCATCCCGGATCCGGCCCATGTCGAAGGTTAGCACACATGTCGAAGCTCGACGGCAAGGTCGCAGTGGTGACCGGGGCATCGAAGGGGATCGGCGCCGCGATCGCGAAGGCGCTGGCGAAGGATGGAGCCGCGGTCGTGGTCAATTACGCGTCGAGCCGGACGGGCGCGGACGCCGTCGTGGCAGCGATCACCGCGGCGGGGGGCCGTGCGATGGCGGTCCAGGCCGACGTCTCCAACGCCGCACAGGCGCGCGGGCTGATCGAGGCGGCAGTGAAGGAGTTCGGCCGGCTGGACATCCTGGTCAACAATTCCGGCGTCTATGAATTCGCCGCGCTCGCCGAGGTGACCGAGGCGCACTATCGCCGGATCTTCGACGTCAACGTGCTGGGGGTGCTGCTGGCGACCCAGGCCGCCTCGGAGCATCTCGGCGAGGGCGGCAGCATCATCACCATCTCGTCGGTGGCTGCGAGCATCCATCCGGCTACCACGGCGGTCTACAGCGGCACCAAGGGGGCCGTGAACGCGATCTCGGGCGTCCTCGCCAACGAGCTGGCCCCGCGCAAGATCCGGGTCAACGTGGTCAGCCCCGGCTACGTGGTGACCGAGGGCACGCATACGGCGGGCATTTCCGGTTCGGAGATGGAGGCCGGGATGGTCGCGCAGACACCCCTCGGCCGCGCCGGCCAGCCCGATGACATCGCGAGCGTCGTGGCGTTCCTCGCGTCCGACGACGCCCGCTGGGTGACGGGTGAGGACATCAACGTCGGCGGCGGGGTGCGCTGACGCGCGGCGGCGATCGGCGCGCGGGCCGCCTGGAGCGCCGGCGCGCCGAGCATGATCGGGTTGCCAATCCAGTGTTCGCTGTCACTGGAAGTTTATTTCGCGCTTGAATTCCCAGTCTGTTTATCCTCCATTTGGGGGAGGCAGCTGAATTGACCGACGTCTAATCAATTTTCGAAGCAACCTGAGAGGCGGCAGGTCCAGGCCATGCCCGAGATGCGATCGTGACTCGATCCAGGATCGCAGGCGTTGCGTTCGCTGCGCTGCTCGTGCTGACGGCACGACCGGCGACACCGGTGGGCGCGGAGCAGCCGGGGCCGGCGCCGCACTTCCTCAATCAGTCCTGGAGCGCCTCGGATCGGGCGTGGTTCTACACGGCGAGCCAGGGCTCGCAGATCATGCCCTACGCGTGGTTCATGTCCCTGGAGAGTGCGGAGGGCGGCCGCCTGTTCGTGGCCGACAGTCTCGCGCGCTTCGGATACCTGCCGAATCCCTATGACGGTGCGCCCGGCTCCGTCCGCACCGGCCTCCCCATCGGCTTCGTGAAGGATGTCGACGACCGCGGCGAGTGGGTCGGCATGACCTGCGCCGCCTGTCACGTGAACCGCGTCCAGTTGCGCGGGCAGACGATCCAGATCGATGGCGGGCCGACGAACGCGGACATGTTCGCCTTCATCGAGGAACTCGGCCGGGCTCTAACCCTGACCGCGAGCGAGCCGGACCGATTCGAGCGCTTCGCAGGCCGCGTCCTGCCGCCAGAGCTGTCCGCACGCGACCCGGGCGCCGCGGAGGCCGACCGCGTCCGCCTGCGCAAGAGCCTCGACAGCTTCGCCAAGGAATTCTCGGATTATGTGGAGACGAGCCGCGCGTCCGTGCCCTGGGGGCCGGCGCGCCTGGACGCGTTCGGGATGATCTTCAACCGGGCGACAGGCCTGGATCTGCACGACCGGCGCAACATCGCCAAGCCCGATGCACCCGTCAGCTATCCGTTCCTGTGGGACACGTCCTGGCACGATAAGGTGCAGTGGAACGGCTCCGCGCCGAACAAGCTCGCCGTCGAGCGCCTCGGCCGCAACGTCGGCGAAGTGCTCGGCGTCTTCGCCTACGCCGATATCCGCGAGCCAACCCTGCCGCCGCTCTGGTTCGAGACCTCGGCGGACCGGCTCAACCTGCTGCGGATCGAGAACCAGCTGGGCGCTCTGACGGCGCCTGCCTGGCCGGACCGGATCGCGCCGCGCACCGAGGCCCAGAAACGCGACGCCGTCGCCGGCAAGACCCTTTACGATCGGCTCTGCCTGTCCTGCCATGCGATTGCCGCGAAGGGGTCCAACCGCGCTCAAACCGTAATTATGACGCCGCTCGCCGAAATCGGCACCGATCCGAAGATGGCGGAGAATGCCGCGAACCGGCGGGCCAAGACCGGCATTCTTGAGGGTGTCCGCATGCCGTTTCTGGCGACCACGCCGCCGCTACCCGCCGAAACGCGCAGCCTCGACCTTGTCGCCGCGATCGTCGCCGGCGCGATCCTGGCGCCGATCGATAAGGCTCCGGATCTGACCCGGATCCGCGCCGATCAGGGCGTTGTCATCAACCGCTTACTCAAGCGGGGTGCCTCCACGATCAAGTCCGGCAACCCTCTTCTCAACGACGTCTCGACAGCCGGCGGTAAAGGCGCGGTTGCTGATTTCCTCGACAGGCGCAAGGACCGCGATCTCCTCGCCTACAAGGCGCGCCCGCTCGACGGGATCTGGGCGACGGGACCGTTCCTGCACAACGGCTCGGTGCCGAACCTGTACGAACTTCTGCTCCCCTCGGAACAACGTTCCAAAACCTTCCATGTCGGAAGCCGGGAAGTGGACGAGGCCCGCCTCGGCTTCCGCTCGGATGTCGGCCCGTTCCTGTTCGACACGACGTTTACCGGGGAACTCGAACCGTGGGCACGAGGGGCCCGCGTATGGGACGGACCGGCTCGATGATGCGCAGCGACGGCAGCTTCTAGAGTATATGCGGACCTTGTAAGTCGTGAACACGTCTAAATCGCTGTTGAAACTGAATTTTTGATCGACGTATGACGGAAATCACCTAGTACCGGGTGCCGATCATGCCCCATGGATGCTGATCGAAAAAGGAAACGTCGCGCACGCACGCCCGCTGCCAACTTTGGAGCCCCACGATGCAGGACGTTGAGGCCTACTCGCACCTGGTCGGATCCATCTACGACCGTGTCGGCCAGCCTGAGGAATGGTCGGCCCTCCTGGGAGATCTCACGAACTTCGTCGGCGGGCGCGTCGGCCAGCTCGCGGTGTTCAGTCTCGACGGGAGCCGCAAGCCGATGTGGGCGGTGTCGGGTTTCGACCGCACGCAGTACCGCACGTTCCTCTACCGGCACGCCACGGAGGATCCCCGGCTGCCCTACATCCTGTCGAACCAGGGCAAGGTCATCCGGGCGGAGGAGGGTGTCGACCCGGTCCAGTTCCGCGAGACGGCTCTCTTCAAGGAGGTCGTGCGGCCCTTCGGCATTGAGCACAGCCTCGTGAGCTACTTCGCCAAGGAGGCCGACGTCATGGCGACGCTCGCCGCCATGCGCGACGAGGAGGCGGGGCCTTTCCGATCCGTTGAGGCGCGGCGCCTGGCGATGCTGGTGCCGCACCTGCGCCGGGCCTTCGAGTTCTATGCCCTGATGCGCCAGGCCTCCGAGCGCTCCTCCGATCTCGCCGCCGCGCTCGACCTCCTCGACGCTGCCGTGATCCTGACCGATTCGCGCCTGCGGGTCGCGCACGCCAACCGCGCCGCCGAGGAGCTCGCGAAGTCACGCACCGGCCTGTCCCTCGACAGGGGCAGCCTCGCCCTCAGGGACGGCCAGTGCTCCCGGCGCATCGCGCAAGCGGCCAGCGAGGCCCTCGCGGCCGCGACCGGCCACGTGAAGATCACACAGGCCGAACACATCGCGATCACCTGTGCCGAGAGCGGCACCCCGTTCCGCGTGTCGCTGCATCCGCTGTCGAAGCGGCCGTCCGGAACGGGAACGCGGGTCAAGGCCGAACTGGCCGTCGTGATCCGCAGCGGCGGCAACAAGAGCCAGGATGGTGCGGTCCGTCTTCAGAGCTTGTTTGGCTTGACCTCTGCCGAGGCGATCCTCGCCCACGCG
This window of the Methylobacterium tardum genome carries:
- a CDS encoding YgjV family protein, with the translated sequence MLSPEAWLAFARAAAGHLDLFGLLGLAFGFATGLMPQRRLILLSSAACGLCFSVHFFRLGSSTGTAMNLIAVAQSLLAARFVTVRGRPAWLDAVFAGTFVLAAILTLATWNGLPSVFAGLAALVATTARLQAAPQTMRLLLIGAALSWASHNILMGSVYGLTCDCLGLLGFTTSYLRTRAAIRPALGTLDPVPSH
- a CDS encoding aliphatic sulfonate ABC transporter substrate-binding protein, which codes for MSLLRRSLLAAGLALAGLASPFGQVARAEEPKEIRLDWATYNPVGLLLKEKGFLEEALAPRGIKVRWVQSLGSNKALEFLNAGAIDFGSAAGAAALVARINGNPIKAIYAYSRPEWTALVTRKETGITKPADLKGKRVAVTRGTDPHIFLIRALQGAGLTERDAKLVLLQHPDGRTALDRGDVDAWAGLDPMMAAAEIENGDVLFYRDAAANTWGLLDVREAFAKENPDLVRVVIAAYERARAFALANPQALSAALITATKLPEPVIARQLERNDLSQPAIGPAQAESIKAAGLALQQAGVIPAGTDVTAAVDGLLDASFNPVAGR
- a CDS encoding ABC transporter permease — encoded protein: MPLLQRGGRAGLGLVLPLLLAIGWEIAVDTGLASGRLLPPPSRIGATLWDLAASGDLWMHVEATLVRVGLGFLCGAAAGILAGALVATVPVLRWLVDPSLQALRAVPSLAWVPLFILWFGILETPKVLLIAVGVFFPVYVGVSGAIASVDRKLVEVGRIFRLSRLALARRILLPAVLPATLIGLRTGLGLGFLFVVAAELMGASEGLGYLLVDGQQFSKPDQIVAAIIAFAVVGKVADMVLITLTHPLTRWQDTVRENL
- a CDS encoding ArsR/SmtB family transcription factor; the protein is MRPLVHPAIEDVQPEAILHALADPDRAAIFARITRAGCVEACSAVSALGERVIPKSSLSSHFKVLREAGLIRSERHGVEMRNHSRFAEVDARFPGMLAAILNAYATRFAEDGAPETKAAETGGT
- a CDS encoding aliphatic sulfonate ABC transporter substrate-binding protein, with the translated sequence MPVTRRTLLAGFSAAALAGLNRPARAAATLRIGYQRSSTLIALLRQDGALERALAPLGTGLSWHEFTSGLPIMEALNAGQIDVSADVADTVPIFAQAAAARITYIAQEAPSPEAQAILVPADSPAKTVADLKGRRVAVTKGAGSHYLLLAALAEAKLTFKDITPAYLTPADGRAALASGGVEAWVAWDPFLSAARQQSGARVLRDGAGLSLYKRYYLAADPYVAANGPVLAALFDRLAETGAWVKANPAEAASRLAPLWKIEPEVIVRANAQRSYRVEPVTRAGLSEQQKIADAFRAEGLLPRAVDASALAIWTPPAR
- a CDS encoding glucose 1-dehydrogenase, translated to MSKLDGKVAVVTGASKGIGAAIAKALAKDGAAVVVNYASSRTGADAVVAAITAAGGRAMAVQADVSNAAQARGLIEAAVKEFGRLDILVNNSGVYEFAALAEVTEAHYRRIFDVNVLGVLLATQAASEHLGEGGSIITISSVAASIHPATTAVYSGTKGAVNAISGVLANELAPRKIRVNVVSPGYVVTEGTHTAGISGSEMEAGMVAQTPLGRAGQPDDIASVVAFLASDDARWVTGEDINVGGGVR
- a CDS encoding HAD family hydrolase, producing the protein MPVPSNPSSGPTLIFDCDGVLIDSEILVCRLVSEELTALGYPISVADVIARFAGRPEAEMLAEIEADRGAPLPDSFLTRTRARTATSYETELRAVSGVAEMLERLQVPACVASSSAPGKLRQGLETTGLLRHFGGNVISAAAVARGKPAPDVFLYAVGWMRSTVQSCIVAEDSVPGVTAARAAGIRTFGFTGGGHCPPDLEARLRAAGAEQVFSDMRALERLVPAAFAEPLAA
- a CDS encoding LLM class flavin-dependent oxidoreductase, whose protein sequence is MRQDTLRLGAFFYATGHHVAGWRHPSSEADGGLVLERYVGWARRAEAAKFDLIFLEDGTGIRDLDLRSSERTARSTHFEPLTLLSALAAVTSRIGLVATTSTSFNEPYNVARRFASLDHLSGGRAGWNLVTSATDAEAANFGGDRIARHADRYERAEEFVDVVLGLWNTWEDGAVIIDRASGQFSKPDGFRPLDHHGKHFEVRGPLNISRTPQGQPVLVQAGASGPGKDLAARTAEIVFTANQTLDEAVEFYGDLKGRMAGFGRAPDDLKIMPGLFPVVGRSEAEARAKFEALQDLIDPVVGLALLGRMIGGHDLSGYDPEGPVPELPETEGIKSRQQLMFDLARREGLTLRQLYLRIAGARGHSQIVGTAAQIVDEMEARFQAGGADGFNIMPPTLPGGLGDFIELVLPELRRRGLFRSEYESRTLRGHLGSRPPTGFGPGAAPAR